Part of the Rothia mucilaginosa genome, TAACCAGCGGGGACTAATACCGTCCGGTAGCATCCCTTTGACTGGGTAAAACTACAGAAAACAGCCTCCTCCCGGCAGAACGGGAAGAGGCTGTTTTTCTATGTCTAGAGGAAAAACGCGCTCAGGGGCGCGCCGCGAAACGCTCAATCAAATCCACCTGACCGGACACAATCAGAATGTCGCGCGAGTGAATGCGGGTAGTCGCGTCCGCGTAGGTGAAGTCCTCACCGGGGGACTTAATACCAACCACAGACACGCCGTACTTGGAGCGGATATCCGACTCGGCGAGGGTGAAGCCGTGGGTTTCCTTCGGTGGGCGCATCTTCGCAATCGCGAAGTCGTCATCAAACTCAATGTAGTCCAGCAGTCGACCCGAGACGAGGTGCGCGGCGCGGCGGCCAGCGTCCGCCTCCGGGTAGACCACGTGGTGCGCGCCAATACGCTCCAGAATCTTGCCGTGCGCGGGGGTGATGGCCTTCGCCCAGATACGCTCCACTCCAATGTCTACGAGGTTCGCGGTAATCAGCACGGACGCCTCCACGGAGGTGCCCACGCCCACCACGGCGGAACCGAAATCGTCCGCACCCAACTGATGCAGGGTGTCGATATCGGTCGCATCGGCGGAGACCACGTGGGTCAGCACGCCGGACCATTTCTGCACCAGCTCGGGGTCCTTCTCGATGGCGAGAACCTCTTTATTCTGCAGGCGCAACTGGGCAGCCACAGCCGAACCGAAGCGTCCCAGGCCGATGACGAGGACGGGGGCGTTATGTGCACTAGCCAATGGTGGGCCTTTCTTCGGGGAACTTGTAGAGGCGGCGGTGTGAACGCATCGCCAGGCCGGTTGCGGCGGTTGTTGTACCCACACGACCAATGAGCATGAGCACACTGAGCACGTACACGCCTGCCGGAGGTAGGCTCGCGGAGAGGCCGTTTGAGAGGCCGCAGGTCGCGAAGGCAGAGATGACCTCGAAGATGACTTCTTTGAGATCTGCGCCGCTAATGATGAGAATCGATGCGGTGCCAACACCTACCACGGTAGCACCCATAACGATCACAGAGATGGCAATGCGCAGAGAGGATTCGGGGATGGTGCGATTGAACGCTACGACCTTCTGGTCACCTCGCGCCTCGGCAAGAATCGATAGGGCAATCACGGCGATGGTGGTGACCTTCACGCCGCCTGCGGTCGAGCCGGAGCCGCCACCAATGAACATGAGCGTATCCGTCAGCAGCGTGGAGACAGGGGTAATGCTGTTCATATCGACAAGATTGAAGCCTCCAGAACGCATCATGACGGAGGCAAAGATGGCGTTGAGAATCTTATCTCCGGACGAATAATTGCCAATGGTGGCGGGATTATTCCACTCGAAAGCACCCCAGAAGAAGGCACCGAAACCGAAGAAGAAGAGGGTGGTGACTATGGTCAGTTTTGCGGTGAGCTGCCAGTGCGATGGGCGGAAAGGGTTGCGCTGAATCGCAATGAACACGGGGAAGCCGAGCGAGCCGAGGAACACCGCGATGCAGATGGGTACGAGCAGGAAGAGATCGTGGCCGTAGGGTACGATGCCGTCCGAGTGCGGGGTGAATCCGGCGTTGTTGAATGCCGAAACCGAGTAGAAAATGCCGTGCCACAGAGCCTCGTGTGGTGCTTCGCCGAGCGCGAGGAAGCGCGGGGTGAGGAGCATTGCAATGAATGCTTCGATGGAGAAAGACGCGTACGCCACCGCTTTGACGATGCCGCCGACCTCGCCGAGTCGGCTAATATTCAGGTCTTCCTGGGCGATGAGTTTGGTGCGCAGACCCATTTTGCGGCCGATAGCCAGCGCCAGCAGGGAGGTGATGGTCAGCGTGCCCAGGCCACCCACCTGGCAGGCGAGAAGAATCATTGCCTGACCGAAGGTTGACCACTGATCTGCTGTGGAGACGGTGGTCAGACCGGTCACGGTGACCGCGCTGGTTGAGGTGAAGACCGCGTGGTGTAGCGCGACGCGCTGCCCGTCTGCCGAAGAAATCGGCAGGGACAGCATGATGGTGAAGAAGATGATGACTAGAAAGAAGGCACCGATTGCGGTGCGTGAGGGAGACGCCAGAACTGAGGAATCAATGAAGTCGCGGAAGCGTTCGAGAGTCTTCTGGTTGAACTCTAGTGGGGTTCGTTTGCGCTGAGTCTTGGGGTCTTCGTGGTCACGTAGGGTAGGCAGACGGTCAAGATCGATGCCGGGCACGCTGGTGAGGATGCTGAGCTTTTCAGCTTCGAGGCGGTCGCGGCGGCTTCGGCGAACCTGCTGCTTTTGCGGTTCGGAGGTGGCACCGCTGAGGGTGTCCCAGCGGCGGTTGAGCTGGCCCTGGGGGTGGTGGTGTCGGCGCCGGGTGCGGCGGAGTATGCGTCCCATGCGCCTCCTTCAGCGAGTGTCTGGGGGTTGGTGTGTTGATGTGTTGGGCGGCGGTTTGAGCCTGTGTTTAACGCCTTCTAGTGTATCGCGCCGGGTGCCTGCTGAGGGGGGTTGAGGCTCTGGTGGTTCGGGGGTAAATATGTGAGCTTGGAGAAGGCGTGCGGCTGGTTTTGTGGGGTGGAGCCACGAAAACTATATATTCTGTATTGGTTATATAAGTATTGAGGGGTTTGCTGGGTCGCATATGCCTAGGATGAGATACAGGAAATCAACATTAGATGTGATAGGCACTTCATGCTTTTCCCCCTTTCAAGGCTCCACGTTAGGTTAGTATTCAGGGGTCTTTCAGAATTTTTGAAGGTAATTTCTGTATCAGCCTCATTCTAAGCTTGAGGCGCCACTTTATATGTCATAATCGCTATATGCATTCTGATGTTTTTTCTGTCATCGCGGATCCGACTCGCCGCCGAATTGTGCGTATTCTCGCTGAGCAAACCCACACTGTGGGTGCAGTGGTTGAAAAGCTGGGCATGAGCCAGCCGACCATTTCGAAGCACCTGAAAGTCCTTCGCGATGCAGATGTGGTCTCCGTGACCGTGGAGGGGCAACGTCGCCTCTACTCCCTGAACCCGGATGTATTCGCCACCGTGACCGAGTGGATTAACGAGACCGTTCAGATTGCACGCCAGTCCAATGAGGCGCACGCACCCGTGGCACTGCCCGGTGGCGTGAGTGCATCTGCCTCCGACAATGCGACGGCTGAGAAGCCGGTCGAGAAGACCTCCGAAAAGAGTGCTCAGAAGCCCGAAGCGACCGACTCTGAGACTCTCACCGT contains:
- a CDS encoding TrkH family potassium uptake protein, whose protein sequence is MGRILRRTRRRHHHPQGQLNRRWDTLSGATSEPQKQQVRRSRRDRLEAEKLSILTSVPGIDLDRLPTLRDHEDPKTQRKRTPLEFNQKTLERFRDFIDSSVLASPSRTAIGAFFLVIIFFTIMLSLPISSADGQRVALHHAVFTSTSAVTVTGLTTVSTADQWSTFGQAMILLACQVGGLGTLTITSLLALAIGRKMGLRTKLIAQEDLNISRLGEVGGIVKAVAYASFSIEAFIAMLLTPRFLALGEAPHEALWHGIFYSVSAFNNAGFTPHSDGIVPYGHDLFLLVPICIAVFLGSLGFPVFIAIQRNPFRPSHWQLTAKLTIVTTLFFFGFGAFFWGAFEWNNPATIGNYSSGDKILNAIFASVMMRSGGFNLVDMNSITPVSTLLTDTLMFIGGGSGSTAGGVKVTTIAVIALSILAEARGDQKVVAFNRTIPESSLRIAISVIVMGATVVGVGTASILIISGADLKEVIFEVISAFATCGLSNGLSASLPPAGVYVLSVLMLIGRVGTTTAATGLAMRSHRRLYKFPEERPTIG
- a CDS encoding potassium channel family protein, with protein sequence MASAHNAPVLVIGLGRFGSAVAAQLRLQNKEVLAIEKDPELVQKWSGVLTHVVSADATDIDTLHQLGADDFGSAVVGVGTSVEASVLITANLVDIGVERIWAKAITPAHGKILERIGAHHVVYPEADAGRRAAHLVSGRLLDYIEFDDDFAIAKMRPPKETHGFTLAESDIRSKYGVSVVGIKSPGEDFTYADATTRIHSRDILIVSGQVDLIERFAARP